A portion of the Phocoena sinus isolate mPhoSin1 chromosome 9, mPhoSin1.pri, whole genome shotgun sequence genome contains these proteins:
- the SSMEM1 gene encoding serine-rich single-pass membrane protein 1, whose protein sequence is MGDLFSLFWEVDPPPIPTSFTIPNQDYECQKGDSCETIGNFLLWYFVIILVFSQPLYWFFSRASVWMSEKKENEDNGTSSSLSKASKDTSYKRQNKDGARDSLQMMTKPKQNQLPLVTDSEVALVNAYLEQRRARHHSEFSRVNQTQPDSDTTECESEVSNSGASSWKESESEHHQSPASIKKRKIAQRQRNVGGCQIRERPCLHCKAMRTNEWLTRHFLKKR, encoded by the exons ATGGGagaccttttttctttattttgggagGTGGATCCTCCCCCCATACCTACAAGTTTTACCATTCCAAATCAAGATTATGAATGCCAGAAGGGTGACTCTTGTGAGACAATAGGGAACTTCCTGCTTTGGTATTTTGTCATTATATTGGTCTTCTCCCAACCATTATATTGGTTCTTCTCTCGGGCTTCTGTCTGG ATGtctgagaagaaagagaatgaagacaATGGAACAAGCAGTTCGCTAAGTAAAG CAAGCAAAGATACTTCCTATAAGCGGCAAAACAAAGATGGTGCCAGGGATTCTTTGCAAATGATgacaaaaccaaagcagaaccAACTTCCTCTTGTAACTGACTCAGAAGTGGCTTTGGTCAATGCATATCTTGAACAAAGACGAGCGAGGCACCATTCTGAATTCAGCCGGGTGAATCAGACACAACCTGACAGTGATACTACTGAGTGTGAGAGTGAAGTATCTAACTCGGGAGCCTCCTCTTGGAAGGAGAGTGAAAGTGAACACCACCAATCACCAGCCAgtattaagaagagaaaaatagctCAGAGGCAAAGGAATGTGGGAGGTTGCCAAATCAGGGAAAGGCCCTGCCTCCACTGCAAAGCCATGAGAACCAATGAATGGCTGACCCGCCATTTCCTTAAAAAACGCTAA